The genomic region acaAGTCGTGAGTGAGCTGCctctgagaatgctgatatgaagaatgTGTGTatcataaaaataataataataatattgtctgggtttttttcatggtctctcagatatattccattcagcttctcgtcttcgactcgttcagtatcatgttagctgaatggaatatatctgatagaccatgaagcaAGCTTTTCATCCCAGTGCACAGCGTCCTCTGGTGGTCAAACTCAGGAAGTGCAGCTAATAATGTACTGCCTCAGACAGGATCCTGCTGCATAAAATCTTCATTGCAGTCATTTATTCcctcaaaataaaaagaaatgcaACTTGTGACACTAATTAATGctgtatttattaaaaataataataaaacctttATGTTTATGTATAACCCAGTGAATAGATGTATCTCCTCACTTGATATTTAGAATAGTTTGCATCTAGTATTTATACAAAAATAACTTATTTATTCACCATCAGTTTAACTCTAATCCACTTTTTAATTCATTGCCAAATGTAAGTGTGATATGAACTAATAATTGTGTTTTATTTAATGTGGAATGGAGGAGGTTTTGTGGCTCtttatacctgggtgttcacatcagtgaggacctcacatggacacccaacaccacacagctggttaggaaggctcaacagcgactgtactttctgaggaggctgaggaagtttggcatgtcacccaagatcctcagcaacttctacagctgtgtgactgagagcatcctgaccaactgcatcactgtgtggtacggcagcgctacagctatggaccgcaaatgcctgcagaggctggtgaagactgctgagaggatcaccaaaactccactgccctctctgcagagcatctaccaccgcagagtccacaggagagctgcctccatcctcaaagaccccacccacccccagcatggactgttcacactcctaccctcaggccggagggacagaagtgtgaaatgtaagactgtaagactaaagaactctttctttccctccgccatcagactcctgaacagctgacaggagtctataaccatggaccacCTCCCGGTAAACTgcacttgactgtttacatctgtttatatttgtttgcacatattggcacattactgcccttctgctgctacgtctgatcattgctttatttttgtattacactacctattttacaccacatttacctttattttgtacgacACTGGGtggttttttcttttgctttctttgcttttatttttgcactatattgccttactttcttctgcctatttatttatttgtaattggcattcatggtggacaacaAACTAAGACTTTCATTGTGcgagaggacatgtccttactgtgcatatgacaaacactttgaacttgaactcttTAGTGAAAGTTTCTGTTTAGGAACTGAATTTGTTCCACAGTTTCAGGGTTCAGctgctttcttcctttctttttaaAATTCTTTTTACAATTCTTTTTCCTGCACTCATAAATATTTGCTCCCATGGTTCTGAGGAGGCTGGAAAAAGGCCAGAGCAGATTCTGCTGATGAGATGTGGATAAACAGCCAGATGTTAGATAATGCCACTGATGAGGTTTTGTTCTTTCCCTTCAAGTTCACTGCTGAAAAGAACCACTGCACAAGAGTGTAAGAGGAATATCTCAGGATTTCAGTGGAACATTTCTCCAGTGAAGTTTCTTGAGAGGAGTGAAAACAGGAATCTGAGTCCCTGAGGGACAACTGTGAGATTTTCCTGAACCTGTGATTCTCTCTCACCGGCTGAGATCAGATCAGCCGAGTCCCAGGATTTACACCATGACTGAAGAGCTTTAATAACTTTACAAGGCACAGAAATCTTACACACAGCTTTCCACTTAGTTCTCATGGTGCTGAGGAAAAGCATTATGATGTCATTACTGGTTTATGGGTCACTTCCTGTCTGCAGCGTGAGGCCTGGATATATCTCACCAGGTGAAACGGAGAAGTTCACACACTGATTCATGATCTAAAGCCTATTAGATGTTATTTACAGTAAACTGAGATGATTATAGCTCAACTATAATTCTAGCTCAGAGCTTCCATAAAATCAGAAATAGAAATCAGGTGATAAAGTGTAATGAATTAACACTAACACTAGGTGGCGCTTTAACAAATGTATCTGAAACCCAGCTTTCCACAGACAGATGAGTGTTGAGTGAAACTTTGTGGATGTGGAGCAGCAGAAACATCTAATAAACACCAGGTTTACAGAGTCAGGGGCTGAGAAATGCCTTTCACACAGAGTCAGGAGTGAAGTCACGTGACCAGAAGGCTGTTTAGTGATTGGTCACAGCGTGCTCTGGGTCTGGGTCTGACTGTTAATCACGTGACTTTCTGTCACTGAGCCTCTGAGAGTGAAACGAAAGTAAAATAAACACATCTGGATGACGTCATGGAAGAGTGAGATTTCTGGAGTGTTCAGGGGAAATCCTCCGGCTTGGGAACAGACAGCAGGTGACTTTTCTGTTTCAGAGGGGTTTTGTGGCAGAGTGTCGATGCAGCTGGTCATGAAgatcctgaacacacactgaaTTTAGAGATCAACACCAGAGTTGAGTGAAAAAGGACATGTGCAGGAAACACAGCACAATAATTCATCAACCTTTTAATATCCAGCAGTGTGACTGTAACGGCTCGGTGTAGattttaacaaacacacacaatattCTCATTTCTCTCTTCTTTATTACGCTTCAGCTGCAACTTCTAAACAGAATTCACCAGCTTCGCTTCAGAACATTTTCAAGCTGAATTATTGACACAGAACTCTGCAGTCTGATGTGTGGAGATGACGAGAGTAAATACAGAAGGGACACTGAGATCACGGGCTTTAAAAGAAGAGAGTTATAAATAAAACTCAGCGCTCAGAGTGAAGAAAATACACTTTATTATTCACTCAGAGTTCCACAGACAGAACAGAGGGATTGTGGGAGAGATTCGGGTCGTACAGATGCGTCAGCGTGTTGAACGGATTGGTTTTTGCTTTAAATGGAGTTAAATAATCAATAATGGAATCAGTGCCATGTCATTTAGCTGCTTTGTGTTTTCCACTTGTGGAGAAAATAAAAGCTTTGAGCGCTGATCATCCAGCATGAACTCCTGCTTCTGCTGCGTCACTCCTCATCTTTTACACTTTAGTCAAATCTGTTCAACACGCATCACATCTGAAGCTTCACACACTTCCTGTCTGAGACGCACAAATCAGCTCCACAAACAGCTGCTGAGGAAAATCGCACTGGATTAAAAGGTCAAAGACGGAAATCAAACCTGTCGTGTCCTGACGTTATGACGGGATTAAATTCTGCAGTAAATCAGGGGATAAATGAACAGAGGAAAGAAGCTCATACACACTCACATCTAACCCAAACACAAATTATGAGAATTTACACCGAAAAAACCCGAACAATCTAATAATCCCATTTTACAGCAATAACAGATTCACAATAAAAagccataaaataaaaatcccacACCGAGAGCAGATTACCCACTGGAGTaacgtgtgtgtgtctgcgtgtgtgttcctcatctccatctcctcctctctcCTAGAAAAAAAACACAGACAGAAACAGGATCAGCTCTGATCTGAGATTTAATGTGAGCTCAGGCTTTTCTGCtggattttcactccacacacacatttttattccatattacaCTGTAAACATCATCATGTCTTACTCTCTCACTCCAGCAGGAAGACACACAGCCTCAGTTTAAGAGTTGTTGGAGGAAGAATCTCCTTCAGAGGCTGTAAAACATTCAAATCCGTCACAAAGTGAACTAAACACTGCTAATAAATAATGTAGTGGTTTTAAACATCATTTATGGATCATAAAGGTTCACTTACAGGGTTTGGGGGGAACAGGTTTGAATCCTGAAACACAGATGATGGACAGACAGTTATTATAAAATCTCAGTGCTGTGTTTGGCTTCATGAGATAATGAGTTCATATCAGTTTATTGTCTCGTCTAATTTATTAATGAAGATTAAAAATATGCAAAATATTCATCAAATCCTCTCAGAATGAGAAAGTGTAAATCTGTTCTCTGAAAACTTCACATCTGCCTCCTTCCTCCTCTCACCAGAGTTCCTCTTCGTCAAGAAGACAACAGcagcgacaacagcaacgagagcgACGACGGCCACAACGACACCAATGACGACTCCAATCTGCCCTCCATCTGATCCTCCATCTGATAAATGAACACAGAGTCTTTATTCTCTGCTGCAGCAGTAAATCAGCTTTCACTCTGTAAATCTGGAGTTTTATTCGGACCTTTCGGTACTTCTAGGACTATCTTCTCCTCCCCCAAGCTGCTGTGCTGAACCACGCAGGTGTATTTGTGTTTCTGCAGCTCCTCAGCTGGGACTTTCAGAATGCTCCTCTTCTGGAAGCTTCCATCCTGGTTGGGTAACGTCTCTGTGAGCTCCATGTCCTCAATCAGGTCCTCTCCGTCCTTCTGCCAGGTGATCATCACTGCTTTGGGGAAGAAACCTGTAGCGTGACACACCACCTCTGGAGAAGGAGAGTGTTTGTGGAACACTGACGCCTCGGGACGAActgcagagacacacagacacaaatatTACAGCATTCTTCTTTTTCCCTTCATTTATAAACGCCTCATGTGACCCTGATGAGGAAAAGTTTGTATCCCCGGTGAGGACGTTTTCAGTGTCGTCCTTAACACCAGTCTGTGTGTTTTAGTGAAGATGGAAACAATAGAACGGTTTCTGCaggaaaggaggaaagttttCAGCACAAATGTTTACTTTCTTTCTTCATATTTTTGGAAAAACGTCcccttttttttgctttaatgttTTTTTGTGACTTCCTTAATAAATATAACGAGCTCTAATCGTTAGTAAAGTTGTGTGGCGTCTCTGTGAGTCAAACACACACCGATAGAGTTTATTTCACTTTAATGAACTCAAAACGTTCCTCATTTACTGAGAGAGACGTCGAAGTGCCGCATCGTTCAGTCAGAAAAATCATAAAGAATAAAGTCATTTTTCATGGAGATTTAAACATGAAAacacagaagtgtgtgtgtgtgtgtgtgttacagtaacAGATCACACACTTTACCTTTCCTCTCCAGAGTCTCTCTGCCATAATTCACGTACTTCTTTATACACTCGATACACCTGTTCTCCAGGTAGCCCTTCCAGCGCACAGTGTTACCAGGATTATTATCCCACTTGTGTTTGGTTTTCACAGCTTGAGGTTTAGCTGCAGTCCAGGTGAGAGTTTTCAGATCAAAACTGATGAAATCTTCTCCATCATAACCTTCCTGATCGTATCCTCTAGTGGTGCCGTCATCATCCAGCTCACAGCCGTACATCCTCTGATATGTGTGaactcctgcacacacacacacacacacacacacacacacaggtgagtgaTGAGGTTGATCTGAGCTCCGCCTCCTTCTACACTCTCCATTCCAACATCACACTCCACTTTACTCTTCATTTAGTTcttcatctctcacacacacacctctctctctcactcacacacacacacgttctctctctctcacactcattctctctcacacacacacacacacacttgttctctctctcacacacacacgttctctctctcacacacacacacacgttctctctctcacacacacacacacacacacgttctctctctcacacacacacacacgttctctctctctcacacactcgttctctctctctcacacacactcgttctctctctctcacacacacacacacacctctctctcactcacacacaggctctctctctcactcacacacactcgttctctctctctcacacacacacactcactcacacacactcgttctctctcacacacacacactcgttctctctctctcacacacacacactcactcacacacactcgttctctctcacacacacacacactcgttctctctctctctcacacactcgttctctctctcacacactcgtgttctctctctctctctctctctctctctctctcacacactcgtgttctctctctctcacacactcgttctctctccctcacacccactcggtctctctccctcacacacactcgttctctctccctcacacccactcggtctctctccctcacacacactcggtctctctccctcacacccactcggtccctctctcacacacactcggtccctctctcacacacactcggtccctctctcacacacactcggtctctctctcacacacactcggtccctctctcacacacactcggtccctctcacacacacactcggtctctctctcacacacactcggtctctctctcacacacactcggtgtctctcacacacacactcggtgtctctcacacacactcggtccctctctcacacacactcggtccctctctcacacacactcggtccctctctcacacacactcggtccctctctcacacacactcggtccctctctcacacacactcggtccctctctcacacacactcggtccctctctcacacacactcggtctctctctcacacactcggtctctctctcacacactcggtctctctctcacacactcggtctctctctcacacacactcggtccctctctcacacacactcggtccctctctcacacacactcggtccctctctcacacactcggtccctctctcacacacactcggtccctctctcacacacactcggtccctctctcacacacactcggtccctctctctcacacactcggtctctctcacacacacactcggtctctctcacacacacactcggtgtctctcacacacacactcggtgtctctcacacacacactcggtgtctctcacacacactcggtccctctctcacacacactcggtccctctctcacacacactcggtccctctctcacacacactcggtccctctctcacacacactcggtccctctctcacacacactcggtccctctctcacacacactcggtctctctctcacacacactcggtctctctcacacacacactcggtgtctctcacacacacactcggtgtctctcacacacactcggtccctctctcacacacactcggtccctctctcacacacactcggtccctctctcacacacactcggtccctctctcacacacactcggtccctctctcacacacactcggtccctctctcacacacactcggtccctctctcacacacactcggtccctctctcacacacactcggtccctctctcacacacactcggtccctctcacacacacactcggtctctctctcacacacactcggtctctctctcacacacactcggtctctctctcacacacactcggtctctctctcacacacactcggtctctctctcacacacactcggtctctctctcacacacactcggtctctctctcacacacactcggtctctctctcacacacactcggtctctctctcacacacactcggtctctctctcacacacactcggtctctctctcacacacactcggtctctctctcacacacactcggtctctctcacacacacactcggtctctctcacacacacactcggtgtctctcacacacacactcggtccctctctcacacacactcggtccctctctcacacacactcggtccctctctcacacacactcggtccctctctcacacacactcggtccctctctcacacacactcggtccctctctcacacacactcggtccctctctcacacacactcgttctctctctcacacactcgttctctctctcacacactcgttctctctctcacacactcgttctctctctcacacactcgttctctctctcacacactcgttctctctctcacacactcgttctctctctcacacactcgttctctctctcacacactcgttctctctctcacacactcgttctctctctctctcacacactcgttctctctctctcacacactcgttctctctctctcacacactcgttctctctctctcacacactcgttctctctctctcacacactcgttctctctctctcacacactcgttctctctctctcacacactcgttctctctctctcacacactcgttctctctctctcacacactcgttctctctctctcacacactcgttctctctctctcacacactcgttctctctctcacacactcgttctctctctctcacacactcgttctctctctctcacacactcgttctctctctctcacacactcgttctctctctctcacacacacactcgttctctctctcacacacactcggtccctctctcacacacactcggtgtctctctcacacacacactcggtgtctctcacacacacactcggtgtctctcacacacactcggtccctctctcacacacactcggtccctctctcacacacactcgttctccctctctcacacacactcggtccctctctcacacacactcggtccctctctcacacacactcggtccctctctcacacacactcggtccctctctcacacacactcggtccctctctcacacacactcggtccctctctcacacacactcggtccctctctcacacacactcggtccctctctcacacacactcggtccctctctcacacacactcggtccctctctcacacacactcggtccctctctcacacacactcggtccctctctcacacacactcggtccctctctcacacacactcgttctctctctcacacactcgttctctctctcacacactcgttctctctctcacacactcgttctctctctcacacactcgttctctctctcacacactcgttctctctctcacacactcgttctctctctcacacacactcggtctctctctctcacacactcgttctctctctctcacactcgttctctctctctcacacactcgtgttctctctcacacactcgttctctctctcacacactcgttctctctctcacacacacgttctctctctcacacacactcgttctctctctctcacacactcgttctctctctctcacacactcgttctctctctcacacacactcgttctctctctctcacacactcgttctctctctctcacacactcgttctctctctctcacacactcgtgttctctctcacacactcgtgttctctctctcacacactcgttctctctctctcacacactcgttctctctctcacacacacactcgttctctctctctctcacacactcgttctctctctctcacacactcgttctctctctctcacacacactcgttcgctctctctcacacactcgttctctctctctcacacacactcggtccctctctcacacacactcggtccctctctcacacacactcgttccctctctcacacacactcggtctctctctcacacacactcggtctctctctcacacacactcggtctctctctcacacacactcggtccctctctcacacacactcggtccctctctcacacacactcggtccctctctcacacacactcggtccctctctcacacacactcggtccctctctcacacacactcggtccctctctcacacacactcggtccctctctcacacacactcggtccctctctcacacacactcggtccctctctcacacacactcggtccctctctcacacacactcggtccctctctcacacacactcggtccctctctcacacacactcggtccctctctcacacacactcggtccctctctcacacacactcggtccctctctcacacacactcgttctctctctcacacacactcgttctctctctcacacactcgttctctctctcacacactcgttctctctctcacacactcgttctctctctcacacactcgttctctctctcacacactcgttctctctctcacacactcgttctctctctcacacacactcggtctctctctctcacacactcgttctctctctctcacactcgttctctctctctcacacactcgtgttctctctcacacactcgttctctctctcacacactcgttctctctctcacacacacgttctctctctcacacacacgttctctctctcacacacactcgttctctctctctcacacactcgttctctctctctcacacactcgttctctctctcacacacactcgttctctctctctcacacactcgttctctctctctcacacactcgttctctctctctcacacactcgtgttctctctcacacactcgttctctctctcacacacacgttctctctctctcacacactcgttctctctctctcacacactcgttctctctctctcacacactcgttctctctctctcacacactcgtgttctctctcacacacactcggtctctctttcacacacactcgttctctc from Neoarius graeffei isolate fNeoGra1 chromosome 24, fNeoGra1.pri, whole genome shotgun sequence harbors:
- the LOC132872789 gene encoding H-2 class I histocompatibility antigen, K-K alpha chain-like isoform X1; this translates as MALKALIFLTVSLHLSSAVTYSLQYFYTGATGINFPEFTAVGLVDREQFVYYDSNIRKVIPKTEWIQKVDTDDPDYWNRQTQSAQGSQEWFKANLPIVMQGFNHTAGVHTYQRMYGCELDDDGTTRGYDQEGYDGEDFISFDLKTLTWTAAKPQAVKTKHKWDNNPGNTVRWKGYLENRCIECIKKYVNYGRETLERKVRPEASVFHKHSPSPEVVCHATGFFPKAVMITWQKDGEDLIEDMELTETLPNQDGSFQKRSILKVPAEELQKHKYTCVVQHSSLGEEKIVLEVPKDGGSDGGQIGVVIGVVVAVVALVAVVAAVVFLTKRNSGFKPVPPKPSSEGDSSSNNS
- the LOC132872789 gene encoding class I histocompatibility antigen, F10 alpha chain-like isoform X2 — protein: MALKALIFLTVSLHLSSAVTYSLQYFYTGATGINFPEFTAVGLVDREQFVYYDSNIRKVIPKTEWIQKVDTDDPDYWNRQTQSAQGSQEWFKANLPIVMQGFNHTAGVHTYQRMYGCELDDDGTTRGYDQEGYDGEDFISFDLKTLTWTAAKPQAVKTKHKWDNNPGNTVRWKGYLENRCIECIKKYVNYGRETLERKVRPEASVFHKHSPSPEVVCHATGFFPKAVMITWQKDGEDLIEDMELTETLPNQDGSFQKRSILKVPAEELQKHKYTCVVQHSSLGEEKIVLEVPKDGGQIGVVIGVVVAVVALVAVVAAVVFLTKRNSGFKPVPPKPSSEGDSSSNNS